In Mercenaria mercenaria strain notata chromosome 14, MADL_Memer_1, whole genome shotgun sequence, the following are encoded in one genomic region:
- the LOC128548148 gene encoding uncharacterized protein LOC128548148, whose product MWLDLYIEMVKNDIVNCLKKVGKMNVTAEEQKAFQSLLHNNDIVIRPADKGSGIVVLDKTSYLNSLQKEMEESDSYAESENDLTQTSMKEVKKLVNSMSRNGSIPKDMKQYLLPKYPKAGSLKGNPKLHKKSVPMRSIVNGMNTPTERLAELAEHELNEFVTSSPSYIRDTTDFINKLKDIQTPLPEGTLLFCFDVCKLYPSVPKKEGIDACRIGLNKRSNMLVPTEDVVKMIEVVLNNNNFNLGGKHYIQKKGIAIGSKLGKNFACSYMRIWDEKLMNFHQQPLFYKRFIDDGFGLWTGGEESLRNFARHANSIHKDIQVELRYSPAKIEFLDTWVILENGKVYTSLYKKPTDKQLYLHKSSNHPPNTKSGLAYGLGLRLKRICEKEQDYQKHRTELKQQLRRRGYSGKEVERQLTKVDTLDREDLLQKQTKKGKDKRVPLVLTYTKQLPNIHSIVRKHMNILYRSEKMMEVFQSPPIIAYRRDKNICDILVHGKTNKALKQSVNLCKCRICLSLHMGEVWSTDKNSSYNTASVPKCTDRNLIYALVCSRCDMTVYVGETERSLKERTEEHLRDVRQQADKPIMRHFEGHTAEDVKVAVLQKVFNEGRIYRQMVEEEWIKRLGTKTPQGCNVKLNI is encoded by the coding sequence ATGTGGCTTGACCTGTACATTGAAATGGTGAAAAATGACATAGTTAACTGTTTGAAAAAGGTGGGGAAGATGAATGTTACTGCTGAAGAACAGAAAGCTTTTCAATCCCTGTTACACAATAATGATATTGTTATAAGGCCTGCTGACAAAGGATCTGGTATTGTTGTTCTAGACAAAACAAGTTATCTAAATAGTCTACAGAAAGAAATGGAGGAGAGTGATTCATACGCAGAGTCCGAGAATGATCTAACGCAGACATCTATGAAAGAAGTAAAGAAATTAGTAAATAGTATGAGTAGAAATGGATCAATCCCAAAAGACATGAAACAGTACTTATTGCCTAAATATCCAAAGGCTGGTTCTCTAAAAGGTAATCCGAAACTTCATAAAAAGAGTGTGCCAATGAGGTCAATTGTAAATGGAATGAACACACCAACTGAAAGATTGGCAGAGCTTGCAGAACATGAACTGAATGAATTTGTAACCTCATCACCAAGTTACATCCGGGACACTACTGACTTTATAAACAAACTGAAAGACATTCAGACACCACTTCCTGAAGGTACATTGCTATTCTGCTTTGATGTCTGTAAATTATATCCATCTGTTCCCAAGAAAGAAGGTATTGATGCATGTAGGATAGGTCTCAACAAAAGATCAAACATGCTTGTCCCAACTGAAGATGTGGTAAAAATGATAGAAGTCGTCCtcaacaacaataatttcaaCCTTGGTGGTAAACACTATATACAGAAAAAAGGTATTGCTATTGGATCCAAGTTAGGAAAAAATTTTGCATGTTCATACATGAGAATCTGGGATGAGAAACTTATGAACTTTCACCAGCAACCCCTTTTCTACAAGAGATTTATAGACGATGGATTTGGTTTATGGACTGGCGGAGAGGAAAGTCTGAGAAATTTTGCGAGGCATGCAAATAGTATACACAAAGATATTCAAGTTGAACTGAGATATAGCCCAGCTAAAATAGAATTTCTAGATACATGGGTAATACTTGAGAATGGAAAAGTTTACACCAGCCTGTATAAGAAGCCCActgataaacaattatatttgCACAAAAGCTCCAATCACCCACCAAATACAAAATCAGGGTTGGCGTATGGCTTAGGTCTTAGGCTTAAGAGAATCTGTGAAAAAGAGCAAGATTACCAGAAACACAGAACTGAACTTAAACAACAACTTCGCAGAAGAGGATATAGTGGAAAAGAAGTAGAACGGCAACTGACAAAAGTAGATACTTTAGACAGAGAAGACCTATTACAAAAGCAGactaaaaaaggaaaagacaAACGTGTACCACTAGTATTAACATATACCAAGCAGCTCCCTAATATCCACTCAATTGTTAGGAaacatatgaacattttatatagatCAGAGAAGATGATGGAAGTGTTCCAATCTCCACCCATTATTGCCTACAGAagagacaaaaatatatgtgacaTCCTAGTGCACGGGAAAACAAACAAGGCTTTAAAGCAGTCAGTTAACCTATGTAAATGTAGAATATGTTTGTCTCTCCACATGGGAGAAGTCTGGTCCACTGACAAAAACAGCAGCTACAATACAGCCTCAGTTCCAAAATGTACTGACAGAAACTTAATATATGCTCTGGTCTGCTCACGGTGTGACATGACAGTTTATGTAGGAGAGACAGAAAGATCCCTGAAAGAACGCACAGAAGAACATCTTAGAGATGTCCGTCAACAAGCAGATAAACCAATTATGAGGCATTTCGAGGGTCATACAGCAGAAGATGTAAAGGTTGCAGTACTTCAAAAGGTGTTTAACGAAGGACGCATTTACAGACAGATGGTAGAAGAGGAATGGATAAAGAGGCTAGGCACGAAGACACCCCAGGGATGTAacgtaaaacttaatatttaa
- the LOC128548149 gene encoding uncharacterized protein LOC128548149, which produces MLVPTEDVVKMIEVVLNNNNFNLGGKHYIQKKGIAIGSKLGKNFACSYMRIWDEKLMNFHQQPLFYKRFIDDGFGLWTGGEESLRNFARHANSIHKDIQVELRYSPAKIEFLDTWVILENGKVYTSLYKKPTDKQLYLHKSSNHPPNTKSGLAYGLGLRLKRICEKEQDYQKHRTELKQQLRRRGYSGKEVERQLTKVDTLDREDLLQKQTKKGKDKRVPLVLTYTKQLPNIHSIVRKHMNILYRSEKMMEVFQSPPIIAYRRDKNICDILVHGKTNKALKQSVNLCKCRICLSLHMGEVWSTDKNSSYNTASVPKCTDRNLIYALVCSRCDMTVYVGETERSLKERTEEHLRDVRQQADKPIMRHFEGHTAEDVKVAVLQKVFNEGRIYRQMVEEEWIKRLGTKTPQGCNVKLNI; this is translated from the coding sequence ATGCTTGTCCCAACTGAAGATGTGGTAAAAATGATAGAAGTCGTCCtcaacaacaataatttcaaCCTTGGTGGTAAACACTATATACAGAAAAAAGGTATTGCTATTGGATCCAAGTTAGGAAAAAATTTTGCATGTTCATACATGAGAATCTGGGATGAGAAACTTATGAACTTTCACCAGCAACCCCTTTTCTACAAGAGATTTATAGACGATGGATTTGGTTTATGGACTGGCGGAGAGGAAAGTCTGAGAAATTTTGCGAGGCATGCAAATAGTATACACAAAGATATTCAAGTTGAACTGAGATATAGCCCAGCTAAAATAGAATTTCTAGATACATGGGTAATACTTGAGAATGGAAAAGTTTACACCAGCCTGTATAAGAAGCCCActgataaacaattatatttgCACAAAAGCTCCAATCACCCACCAAATACAAAATCAGGGTTGGCGTATGGCTTAGGTCTTAGGCTTAAGAGAATCTGTGAAAAAGAGCAAGATTACCAGAAACACAGAACTGAACTTAAACAACAACTTCGCAGAAGAGGATATAGTGGAAAAGAAGTAGAACGGCAACTGACAAAAGTAGATACTTTAGACAGAGAAGACCTATTACAAAAGCAGactaaaaaaggaaaagacaAACGTGTACCACTAGTATTAACATATACCAAGCAGCTCCCTAATATCCACTCAATTGTTAGGAaacatatgaacattttatatagatCAGAGAAGATGATGGAAGTGTTCCAATCTCCACCCATTATTGCCTACAGAagagacaaaaatatatgtgacaTCCTAGTGCACGGGAAAACAAACAAGGCTTTAAAGCAGTCAGTTAACCTATGTAAATGTAGAATATGTTTGTCTCTCCACATGGGAGAAGTCTGGTCCACTGACAAAAACAGCAGCTACAATACAGCCTCAGTTCCAAAATGTACTGACAGAAACTTAATATATGCTCTGGTCTGCTCACGGTGTGACATGACAGTTTATGTAGGAGAGACAGAAAGATCCCTGAAAGAACGCACAGAAGAACATCTTAGAGATGTCCGTCAACAAGCAGATAAACCAATTATGAGGCATTTCGAGGGTCATACAGCAGAAGATGTAAAGGTTGCAGTACTTCAAAAGGTGTTTAACGAAGGACGCATTTACAGACAGATGGTAGAAGAGGAATGGATAAAGAGGCTAGGCACGAAGACACCCCAGGGATGTAacgtaaaacttaatatttaa